One Algibacter sp. L3A6 genomic region harbors:
- a CDS encoding ChaN family lipoprotein produces MKAQNKPAYQLFNNRGKHADYGDMIVDLANSDMVFFGEYHTNPISHWLQLEVSKSLFDIKKDSLFFGAEMLESGNQLVLNEYLQGLYPENKMILEMTQMWGNYKTDYKPLVDFAKNNNLRFIATNIPRRYASVLNKKGISALKELSPEALALIGPDLEKYFDPTVKAYAEMADNMGGHIPPNMLNIQTAQAAKDATMAHFSLINFTKGNLLLHFQGSYHSNYGQGIIWWVNKIKPGLTLKSISTVTQSEWDVMTDEEKTTIANYIIVVVDNMTQTKQ; encoded by the coding sequence ATGAAGGCACAAAATAAGCCGGCTTATCAGTTATTTAATAATAGAGGAAAACATGCTGATTATGGAGATATGATAGTCGATCTTGCTAATAGCGATATGGTGTTTTTTGGTGAATACCATACAAATCCTATTTCGCATTGGTTACAACTAGAAGTAAGCAAGAGTTTGTTTGATATCAAAAAAGATTCATTGTTTTTTGGTGCGGAAATGTTAGAGAGTGGTAATCAGTTGGTTTTAAATGAATATTTACAAGGGCTGTATCCGGAAAATAAAATGATACTAGAAATGACTCAAATGTGGGGTAATTATAAAACTGATTACAAACCTTTGGTCGATTTTGCAAAAAATAACAACTTACGTTTTATTGCTACCAACATTCCAAGGCGTTATGCATCTGTGTTGAATAAAAAAGGAATAAGTGCATTAAAAGAATTGAGTCCAGAGGCATTAGCTTTAATAGGTCCAGATCTAGAAAAATATTTTGACCCTACCGTAAAAGCTTATGCAGAAATGGCAGATAATATGGGAGGGCATATACCGCCAAATATGTTAAATATTCAAACGGCTCAGGCTGCTAAAGATGCAACTATGGCGCATTTTTCTCTTATAAACTTTACTAAAGGAAATTTGTTACTTCACTTCCAAGGATCTTACCATTCAAATTATGGTCAAGGTATTATTTGGTGGGTTAATAAAATAAAACCTGGTTTAACATTAAAATCTATCAGCACCGTTACACAATCGGAATGGGATGTAATGACAGACGAAGAAAAAACAACAATAGCCAATTATATTATTGTCGTTGTTGATAATATGACGCAAACAAAACAATAG